In the genome of Candidatus Marinimicrobia bacterium CG08_land_8_20_14_0_20_45_22, the window GATCAACCACCAGATGGAAGAGATTTTCGTCTTTTTGAAATAAATGATCAGCGCGATAAAGAAAATCGTCAGCAGATTCAGCAAGTGAATACCCGTCGCCAAACCGATAATATATGCAATGATGAGCAAATAGCGTTCATGTCTCGGCTTGTCGGATTTTTCCTCCCAGACCAGCGTGAGCCAGACGACAATCGCGGTTAAAAAAGTAGAAAACGCGTAAACTTCCGCTTCGACCGCATTAAACCAATGGCTGTCGGAATAGGCGAATGTCATCGCGCCAACGAAAGCGCCCGCATAAACGGCTATTTTATGAAGCGGCTGTTGCGGATTTCCCCAGCTTTTTAACAATTGCACAATGATGAGAAAAAGAAACATGACGGCTAAAGCGCTGACGATCGGCGAAATCATGTTTACCCGAAATGCGATGTCGGAACTGAACGGTATCATCGAAAAAAACCGCCCAATCAGAAGATACAGCGGACTGCCCGGAGGATGCGGAACGGCAAGCGTGAACGACGTTGCGATAAATTCGCCGCAATCCCAGAAGGAAACTGTCGGCGAAATTGTATCCAAATAGACGATAAAGCTGAACAGAAATGTCAGAATCGCCAGAATCGTCTTTTCCTTATTTTCTTTGAAATAGTTCATGTTTTCCCTTTGACTTTCCATGTATTTTCAGTTCACGTTTCAGACGGAGATTCAGGTTTATTTTTCTCTGTTTTTAGTTTTTCTTCAACAAAATTCATTTTCAGCTCGGACAGTGAACGTTCCAAAACCTGTGTTTCGGCATCGGTCAGGTTGCCGCGCGTTTTTTCCTTTAGCATTTCGATCATGTCTATCGTAAAAGAGGCTTCATCCAGATTAACCTCGACCTTTGCAGTCGCCGTATTTTGCCGTTTGCCAAGATAAATCCAGCCACTCGCTACCAGCGATTGGAGCAATCCCGCAAAAAGCATCTGGTTTTTATCCATTTTTTCGTTCGCCATTACGACCTCTATAAAATATTTACAAAGCCCATATATTCAGAATAATTAGTCAGCAGGTGATTCCGCACCCGCGCGTTTTCCTGCTTTCTGAGATGAGGATCGGATTTCAGCAAATCGAATGCTTCATTCCGCGCCACTTTCAGCAGTTCCTTATCAGTTATCAAATCGGCAATTTTCATTTTGGGAAACCCGTGCTGGCGCGCGCCATAGAATTCGCCGGGCCCGCGTAATTTAAGGTCTTCCTCCGATATTTCAAAGCCGTCGGTCGTCGCGAGAATCGTCTGCAGACGCCTTTGCGAAATGTCTGTGCGTTTACGTTCGACAAGAATACAAACGCCGTCTGTTTTCCCTCTGCCAATCCTTCCGCGCAGTTGATGGATTTGCGTCAGTCCGAACCGTTCGGCATTTTCAACGAGCATCACCGTCGCTTTTGGATTGTCCATCCCAACTTCAATCACGGTTGTACTCACCAGAATGTTCACGGTTCCGGCAATGAATTGCCGCATGATGTCGTCCTTTTCAGCCGAAGACATTCCGCCGTGCAGTAAAGCGAGTTTCAACTCGGGAAAAACGCTTCTCTTCAAGTATTCAAATCCCTGTGTCGCGGCTTTCAGATCGATCTTTTCCGATTCCTCGATGAGCGGGTAAACGATGTACGCTTGATAGCCTCTTTTAACCTGTTCGCGTATGAGATAATAAGCCTCTGAAATGCGATCTTCATTGACGAGTTTCGTCACGATTTTTCCCTTTTGCGACGGCATCTCGTCCAGAATCGAAACATCCATGTCGCCGTACAACGTCATGCTAAGCGTTCGTGGAATCGGCGTCGCCGTCATTACCAAAACGTCCGGATTCAACCCTTTGCTGATCAGAGTTCCTCTCTGCAAAACGCCAAACCGATGTTGTTCATCAATGATAACCAGCGACAGTTTTTTGAATTCCACGCCTTCCTGAATCAGCGCGTGCGTCCCGACAATGAGTTGAGCCTTTCCGGTTTGAATAGATTGCAGAATGTCGTCCCGCTCGGCTTTCTTTTGCCCACCAATGAGCAGACAAATATCGATTCCGACCAATTCCGCGAAGATTTTGAGATTTCGGTAATGCTGTTCGGCGAGAATTTCCGTCGGCGCCATGAACGCAACCTGAAAACCGTTGCCGATTGCGATGCTGGCGCAAAGCAAAGCGACGATCGTCTTTCCCGAGCCGACATCGCCCTGAAGCAGGCGATTCATAACTTCGGACGATTTCATATCGTCCCAGATTTCGTGAACCACACGCTTCTGCGCAACGGTCAACGCAAACGGGATTTTCTCGTAAACCTGTTTAATCAGCGGTCCGGCACTTGGATATTGAAACGCTTTTCGGCTCGCCTTGATTCCCGCTTTGTTCACGCCGAGCATCAATTCAAGATAGAATAATTCCTCGAACTTGAACCTGACTTGCGACTTTTCAAGAACTTCAAGCGTTTCCGGAAAATGAATCTGCCGAAATCCTTCGTTGATGCTCAGGAGTTTGAGGCGTGATATTGTTTGAAACGGCAGAATTTCGTCAAATGCCCACTCGAATTCATCTACGATGGGACGTAAAAGCCGCCGGAATCCGCGACTGTCCAGCGCGACTTTTTTCAGTTCGGCAGTCGTCGGATAAAGCGGAATGATGCGCGCCGTGTGTAGCGTCGAATCCCATTCGGCGGTTTCCAGCCGATCATAGTCAGGATGAACAAAACGCGGTCCGTTATAAAATTCGACGCGGCTATGCAGAGCCACCAGATCGCCGGCTCTGAAAACGTTTTGGATATATTTCACGCCGTTGAACCAGATACATGACATCAGACCGGAATCGTCTTTAATGAAAACTTCATAAAAACTGCGCCGTGCCGTTTTCACCAATCTCTGCGTCGTCACTTCGCCGACTATTGTCGCCGGTTCGCCGACTTTCAATTGGCTGATTTTTGTGATCGTACTTCGGTCTAAATAACGACGCGGAAAATAGTAGATGAGATCGGTAAACGTACGAATGCCGACCGCCGCCAGCGCTTCCACTCGCTTGGGACCGACGCCCTTGACATACGTAATCGGCGTATCGGGTTTGATATAAGGTTTTGGAACGCTCGTTTCCGGCAAATCTGGCTCCCGACCGACTACCAACTTCTTTGATATGTGTACTTGACAGTCACACTTTTTTCGGCGGGAACACTCAGTGGAAAAATTAGCAGACGATCGCTTTTTTTCTGATATGAATGTGAGGCGCTTTTTACGAACCAATCGTTATTCATTACTTCCTGAATCTCAACGTAAGCCGATTCTGTCCGTTTATTCGTAATATCGATTTTAACGGAAATCACTTCCGAACGTTCTCCGGTTTTCTGACGATCTACGATGATTTTCTTACCTTTAACATCGAACGCCTTACCGACGACCAAATCCAGCGTATCGTCTTTGGCAGTATGGTTGATCTTATCCTCACCGACCAGTTGAAGCGTATTGTCCACATCCTTTTTAAAGATACGAAAAACGCCTTCTGGAAGCGGAATTCCAAGATGATTTTCCGCCGAGTTGACAAATTTTAAGTGAACTTCAAGCGGCGATTCCGATTCGCTTATTGCAGAATTTTTAAACATATACAATTTTTGTGTGCTTGCCGCCACTTCATCGAACAACGCGATCTGTTTAATCTCCCGGTCTTTGATCGTCACAGGACGCTGGAGTTCGTACAGGTGATAATCAAACAATCCGCGTTCTTCAAAAGGGGCTGAAGCGGTTACCGCTTCAGCGCCGACATATGCGCTGACCTTAGGAGAAGGTCTTCTTCTAACACGGTTAATATTACCGGCGACAATTTTCATTTTGGCATTTTCGTAGGTTGTACCGGATTGGTTATCGAGCGAAACCCACGAATTGAGTGTGAAATCCTTGTCATTCTTGTCCAACACCATTAAATATTCCGCGTGCCAACTCATCCCGGCTGTCAGATAACTAATCTCCGACTCAACTTGAGCGCCAATTTTAGATGACAGAAGCCACTGCAGAGTCGGCTTCAGGATCAGGCCGGACGGCAGAGCAGGAAAATCGTAATCGGCAATATTCTCGACCGAAGCGATCTTGATGCCGCCGGTCGGAAGTTGCAGAACGAGATTTCCACCATCATATTGTAGCAATTTTCCATTAGTCTGCTCACCGGATTTGGTTTTGTACGAAATCGTTTCGCCGATATATTTCTCGAAAATTTTGTCCGAGTTGACCAAATCGTACAGGAAATTCTGTTCGAGAACCGTGATGGCGTCATCTTTGCCGGGAAAGGTGATGTGCACCGACGTCGGATCGACGAGCGCTGGAATTCCCTCGATCCGAACTTCCGATTCGCCTTTGAGAATATCGAGTGTGCGGATCTGGAGAATCAGTCCCAAATTGTCGTTATAAACGGTTACCTGCGTGGATTTTACAGACGACGCGGCATAAATCGCCATCGCCAAACCGAACACGATCAGCAATAAAACGGAAGTTCGCATCAGATTTTTCATACGTTCCCCCCTGATGAATGTTGAATGAGTAAAAAGTCCGGCCGCCGATCAATCGCTCAACGCGGCGAGACTTGCTTTCAATTTGACCAATTGTTCTTTATTGAACGCTTCCTTTTCGCGCTCTTTTACAACGACTTCCTTCGGCGCTTTTGCGATGAAAGAAGGATTTGAGAGTTTGGAATAACTGGCTTTCAATTGTCCTTCCAAGCGTGAAATTTCCTTTTCAAGGCGCGTTTTTTCACCGGAAATATCGATCAAGCCTTCGAGAGGAATAAAAAATTCGGCGCCATGAATAATGACTGCCGACGAAGGATGTGGTCTCTCAAGTTTTTCTGAAACCTGAATATCGCTTGCTTTGACCAGATTCCGAATATACCCTGCGATCATCGGATCGTTCAGAAGTTTGACTGGAATCTGAGCATCCGTTCCTCTGACCACCAGATGGAGCGCGGCAGACGGCGGAATATTCATCTCGCTTCGTGCGGTCCTCAACGCCGTGACAACTTCTTGCATAATCGCAAAAGTTTCGTCAATCGCTTTCGCCTGCGTGGCTGTTTTCGCCTTTGGCCATGACGAAACGATGATATCCGGCTCATCTGCGGCTTTGATCTTTTGATAAATCTCTTCCGTGATGAATGGCGCATATGGATGCAGAAGTTTTAGAAAATTTTTCAGGACATAAGCCGCGACGGTCAGTGCCGTGCGTTTTTCTTCGAGAGATTTTTTATACAGCCGGTCTTTGATGAGCTCGATGTACCAATCGCAGAAATCACTCCAGACGAAATCATAAATATTTCGGGCAACTTCGTCGAACCGGTACTTTTTCAAATTTTTGTCCACACTTCGAATCGTATGATTGAGGCGATTTAAAATCCACTTATCGGCAAGTTCCAGATTCAGGCGATTCGGATCGAACGGTTCATTCAGAATAGTTTCGTCGTCGAGATTCATGAGAATGAAACGTGATGCGTTCCAGATTTTGTTCATAAAATTTCGCCCAACTTCGAGACGCTCTTCGGAAAATAAAATGTCCTGCCCTTGCGGCGCAATCAGCATGACGCCGAATCTCAGCGCATCTGCGCCAAAGCGATTCACGAGATCGATCGGATCGGGCGAATTGCCCAGTGACTTGCTCATTTTTCTGCCCTGAATGTCGCGAATAATGCCAGTGAAATAGACGTCTTTGAACGGAACTTCGCTCCGGAATTCGAGACTTGCCATAATCATTCGCGCTACCCAAAAAAAGATGATGTCCGGTGCGGTTACGAGATCGTTGGTCGGGAAAAATGCTTTCAGGTCGCGCGTTTCATCCGGCCAGCCCATCGTCGAAAACGGCCAGAGCCACGAACTGAACCATGTATCGAGGACATCGGTATCCTGCCGGACTTTTCCACCACACTTCGGGCATTTCTCAGGATCTTCAATCAGCGCATCCATCCAACCGCATTCGTCACAATAAAAAACAGGAATGCGATGTCCCCACCACAGTTGGCGGGAAATGCACCAATCGCGGACGTTGCTCATCCAGTGTGAATAGGTTTTATACCAGCGTTCCGGGTGAAAGTGTATCTGTCGCTCTTCCACAACTTTTAGCGCAGGTTCTGCGAGCGGCGCCATTTTGACAAACCATTGTTCGGAGAGATACGGCTCAATCATGACGCCTGCGCGTTCGGAATAGCCAACACTGTGCAAATAATTTTCGACCTTTTGGAGCAAACCCAGCCGTTCCATTTCCGCTACGACGAATTTTCTTGCCTCGAAACGGTCTTTGCCAACCACGAGTTCGCCCGCGGCGTCATTCATCGTCGCGTCGGGATTCATCACATTGATCTGCGCCAAACCGTGACGCGCACCAATCTCAAAATCGTTCGGATCGTGCGCAGGAGTCACTTTCACCGCACCGGTTCCAAACGTCGGATCGACAAAATCGTCTGCGATGATCGGAATAATCCGATTTTGAATCGGAAGAACGACATTTTTCCCAACGAGATTCACGTAATGTTTATCTTTTGGATTCACGGCAACGGCAGTATCGCCGAGCATCGTTTCCGGGCGTGTCGTCGCGACGACGATAAAGCCGGATTTGTCCTCGAGCAGATATTTAAAGTACCAGAGATGTCCCTGCGTTTCTTTGTGAATCACCTCTTCATCAGAAAGCGCCGTCCGCGACGCCGGACACCAATTGATAATGCGCCTCCCGCGATAAATCAATCCTTTTTGATAAAGATGAACGAATACTTTCCGGACCGCGTGCGAAAGTCCTTCGTCAAATGTGAAGCGTTCCCGTTCCCAGTCCAATGAACAACCGATTTTTTTCAGCTGGTTGATGATGATCGACTTGTGTTTTAGCGCCCAATCCCAGACGATTTTGACAAATTCCTCACGGCCATAATCGAACCGCGTCTCCCCTTGCTTTTTCAGGTTTTTCTCGACGACGTTTTGCGTGGCGATTCCCGCGTGATCAGTACCGGGCAACCAAAGCGTTTCAAATCCCTGCATCCGCGCATGACGCACCAAAATATCCTGAAGCGTATTGTTCAGAACATGCCCCATCGTCAGGATTCCCGTTACGTTCGGTGGCGGGATGACAATAACGTACGGCAGTTTATCGGTTTCAGAATTCGCATGAAAATATTTCTTTTCCATCCAGTAATCGTACCAACGCGATTCAACATCAGATGGACTGTATGTTTTTTCTAAAGACGCAGCCAAGATTTCCTCAATTAACTTTCGATCATTAAACTAAATGCCGTCGTAAGTTTTAAAACATTTTGATTTGCCTGCTTGAGACGACGGCTCAAAACGTGGGCAATGTTTTGCATAACCTGAAAACCGATTTCGGGTTGCGTGTGACAGATTGAAAAAAAATCCTCTTTGGCGATTCTGCCCAGAACGCAGTCAGAAAGCGCTTTGACGGTTGCGGTGCGTCGATCGTCATCGCTAAAAAGACTCATTTCGCCGAAAAACGGATACTGGTCACTTGATAGTGCGAGAATGCTTTTTTCACGCGTATCCGTTTGCACCGCACTGGTTTTCAGTGTAAGCGCCTGCGAAATTTCGACCTTCCCGTCCAGCAAAATCAGGATCGAATGTCCGGGCGTTCCTTCTTGCAAAATCACGTCTCCATTCTTGAATTCTACCATTTTGGTGACAGTGCAAAAATGGTGAACCTGATCTTCGGTCAATCCGCCGAAGATTTCATAATACAAAAGAGTCTTTGCGCCGATTTGATTATAGTTTTTCTTCATCATTGGATGACTATCGCTTTTTCGTTTTCCTGAATTACGTACTCGTCGTCGGGATTAAGATTTACGACGACCTTATTCTCCTCGCCCAGTGTCTTTCCCGCTTCTTTCAATTTCTTTTCGATGAATGCGTCTAAATGCGACGAATCGGACGACAGAAAATCCGACAAGCCAATCGATTCCACTTGAGCAAGAAGTCCGATGGCCAAGACGTGATGTTGACTGTG includes:
- a CDS encoding DNA helicase RecG, with translation MVRKKRLTFISEKKRSSANFSTECSRRKKCDCQVHISKKLVVGREPDLPETSVPKPYIKPDTPITYVKGVGPKRVEALAAVGIRTFTDLIYYFPRRYLDRSTITKISQLKVGEPATIVGEVTTQRLVKTARRSFYEVFIKDDSGLMSCIWFNGVKYIQNVFRAGDLVALHSRVEFYNGPRFVHPDYDRLETAEWDSTLHTARIIPLYPTTAELKKVALDSRGFRRLLRPIVDEFEWAFDEILPFQTISRLKLLSINEGFRQIHFPETLEVLEKSQVRFKFEELFYLELMLGVNKAGIKASRKAFQYPSAGPLIKQVYEKIPFALTVAQKRVVHEIWDDMKSSEVMNRLLQGDVGSGKTIVALLCASIAIGNGFQVAFMAPTEILAEQHYRNLKIFAELVGIDICLLIGGQKKAERDDILQSIQTGKAQLIVGTHALIQEGVEFKKLSLVIIDEQHRFGVLQRGTLISKGLNPDVLVMTATPIPRTLSMTLYGDMDVSILDEMPSQKGKIVTKLVNEDRISEAYYLIREQVKRGYQAYIVYPLIEESEKIDLKAATQGFEYLKRSVFPELKLALLHGGMSSAEKDDIMRQFIAGTVNILVSTTVIEVGMDNPKATVMLVENAERFGLTQIHQLRGRIGRGKTDGVCILVERKRTDISQRRLQTILATTDGFEISEEDLKLRGPGEFYGARQHGFPKMKIADLITDKELLKVARNEAFDLLKSDPHLRKQENARVRNHLLTNYSEYMGFVNIL
- a CDS encoding DUF1844 domain-containing protein; amino-acid sequence: MANEKMDKNQMLFAGLLQSLVASGWIYLGKRQNTATAKVEVNLDEASFTIDMIEMLKEKTRGNLTDAETQVLERSLSELKMNFVEEKLKTEKNKPESPSET
- a CDS encoding valine--tRNA ligase codes for the protein MEEILAASLEKTYSPSDVESRWYDYWMEKKYFHANSETDKLPYVIVIPPPNVTGILTMGHVLNNTLQDILVRHARMQGFETLWLPGTDHAGIATQNVVEKNLKKQGETRFDYGREEFVKIVWDWALKHKSIIINQLKKIGCSLDWERERFTFDEGLSHAVRKVFVHLYQKGLIYRGRRIINWCPASRTALSDEEVIHKETQGHLWYFKYLLEDKSGFIVVATTRPETMLGDTAVAVNPKDKHYVNLVGKNVVLPIQNRIIPIIADDFVDPTFGTGAVKVTPAHDPNDFEIGARHGLAQINVMNPDATMNDAAGELVVGKDRFEARKFVVAEMERLGLLQKVENYLHSVGYSERAGVMIEPYLSEQWFVKMAPLAEPALKVVEERQIHFHPERWYKTYSHWMSNVRDWCISRQLWWGHRIPVFYCDECGWMDALIEDPEKCPKCGGKVRQDTDVLDTWFSSWLWPFSTMGWPDETRDLKAFFPTNDLVTAPDIIFFWVARMIMASLEFRSEVPFKDVYFTGIIRDIQGRKMSKSLGNSPDPIDLVNRFGADALRFGVMLIAPQGQDILFSEERLEVGRNFMNKIWNASRFILMNLDDETILNEPFDPNRLNLELADKWILNRLNHTIRSVDKNLKKYRFDEVARNIYDFVWSDFCDWYIELIKDRLYKKSLEEKRTALTVAAYVLKNFLKLLHPYAPFITEEIYQKIKAADEPDIIVSSWPKAKTATQAKAIDETFAIMQEVVTALRTARSEMNIPPSAALHLVVRGTDAQIPVKLLNDPMIAGYIRNLVKASDIQVSEKLERPHPSSAVIIHGAEFFIPLEGLIDISGEKTRLEKEISRLEGQLKASYSKLSNPSFIAKAPKEVVVKEREKEAFNKEQLVKLKASLAALSD